Proteins found in one Sardina pilchardus chromosome 3, fSarPil1.1, whole genome shotgun sequence genomic segment:
- the card11 gene encoding caspase recruitment domain-containing protein 11 isoform X7: MENGGSDSLKDDDEALWENVENNRYILSRYINPNKLTPYLRQCKVIDEQDEDEVLHSLLLVSKVNRSGRLLDILRTKGERGYVVFLESLEFYYPDLYKMVTGKEPTRRFSTIVVEEGQEGLTQFLMNEVIKLQQQAKVKDVQRVDIMGKCRTLEDEQRKLRLANQELQTFQERYNKMKEERNNYNDELTKVKDENYKLAMRYAQLSEEKNMAVMRSRDLQLEIDQLKHKLNKVEEECTMERKQSLKLKNDIENRPRKEQILELERKNDMLEIKIQELQSIIQPGPLPDSDKAILDILEHDRQEALEDRQELVNRLYNLHEEVRQAEELRDKYLEEKESLELKSSTLVKDCEMYKNRMNTIMVQLEEVERERDQAFKSRDDAQKQFSQCLIDKDKYRKQIRELEEKSDELHIEIVRKEAKIVNLESKLRRLAKDNCLEQSLLRDIPSTIISQALGQQEPKAEGPSEDSGDESPEDNKFFMPEPRFKRRPNLKGAGIGRAKSPVTTPKAPDFQGVSNTNGELTEAPCIDRPLSRTSACIVVSNPPITPTSAAEALNKLRLRNDSIVSTAPEPPGNASLVRRTKEGEYEFQPRSLSSVDSDSGDYMEFDEDTDRFSHSPPSIHSSSSSHQSEGMDSYDLEQVNNIFRKFSLERPFRPSVTSFTRVSSSLRPIQDIALQGDSLLSDVTLMGGNDSGIYVSSVQPGSNADRAGLREGHHLLMLEGYIRGENQRVPLDTCTKEEAHWTLQKCSGQVQLHYRPNFDGYRRLQRDVEDGKLLSGDSFYIRANLNVSGPSDNCSLTVRCDEVLHVLDTMHQGKCEWMCARVDPISDKDLDKGTIPSYSRAQQLLLVKIQKLMCRGGRDEADSQRGGLRNSLVPEESTLPADPKSSPRLSRASVFICQILQLVSRADNKYKRMNSSDRVRIVSTESLPSFPKPFAETLRKDDASDAENDLKKSLNLIPYSLVTPYHCQRKRPVLFAPNALAKTIIQKFLNLGGAMDFHICKPDILSKEEFLMKQKIEDSIIYFKEKQANTFECVTPENIETVAFKNKHCLVEADLGCVKHLLRREIYPIIIFIKISEKNIKKLRRLPVKLDSEEELLRMCRAKEKELEGLPCLYSTVEPEAWSSVEDLLKVIKDKILDEQKKTVWVEQELL; the protein is encoded by the exons ATGGAGAACGGCGGCTCGGACTCGCTCAAGGATGACGACGAGGCTCTGTGGGAGAACGTGGAGAACAACCGCTACATCCTGAGCCGCTACATCAACCCCAACAAGCTGACGCCGTACCTGCGCCAGTGCAAGGTCATCGACGAGCAGGACGAGGACGAGGTGCTGCACTCCCTGCTGCTGGTGTCCAAAGTCAACCGCTCAG GGCGGCTGTTGGATATCCTGCGGACGAAGGGTGAGCGGGGCTATGTGGTGTTTCTGGAGAGCTTGGAGTTCTACTACCCCGACCTCTACAAGATGGTCACCGGCAAGGAGCCCACACGCAGGTTCTCCACTATCGTTG tggAGGAGGGTCAGGAGGGGCTCACCCAGTTCCTCATGAATGAGGTGATcaagctgcagcagcaggccaAGGTCAAGGATGTGCAGCGGGTGGACATCATGGGCAAATGCCGGACGCTGGAGGACGAGCAGCGCAAGCTGCGTCTGGCCAACCAGGAGCTGCAGACCTTCCAGGAGCGCTACAACAAGATGAAGGAGGAGCGCAACAACTACAACGACGAGCTGACCAAGGTCAAGGACGAGAACTACAAGCTAGCCATGCGCTACGCCCAGCTGAGCGAGGAGAAGAACATGGCTGTCATGAGGAGCCGTGACCTTCAGCTAGAG ATTGATCAGCTGAAGCACAAGCTGAACAAGGTGGAGGAAGAGTGCACGATGGAGCGCAAGCAGTCCCTGAAACTGAAAAACGATATCGAGAACCGTCCCCGCAAAGAGCAGATTCTGGAGCTGGAACGCAAGAACGACATGCTGGAAATAAAAATTCAAGAGTTGCAGTCAATCATCCAG ccaGGACCTCTGCCTGATTCGGACAAGGCCATCCTGGACATCCTGGAGCATGACCGACAGGAGGCCCTGGAGGATCGCCAGGAGCTGGTCAATCGCCTCTACAACCTGCATGAGGAGGTGCGGCAGGCCGAGGAGCTGAGGGACAAG TACTTGGAGGAGAAGGAGTCATTGGAGCTGAAGTCGTCCACTCTGGTGAAGGACTGTGAGATGTACAAGAATCGCATGAATACCATCAtggtgcagctggaggaggtggagcggGAGAGGGACCAG GCTTTCAAGTCGAGGGACGATGCCCAGAAGCAGTTCTCCCAGTGCCTCATCGACAAGGACAAGTACCGCAAACAGATCCGGGAGCTGGAAGAGAAGAGCGACGAGCTGCACATCGAGATAGTCCGCAAAGAGGCCAAGATTGTCAATCTGGAGTCCAAGCTGAGGCGCCTCGCTAAAGATAATTGCCTGGAGCAG AGTTTGCTTCGAGACATTCCGTCCACGATCATCTCGCAGGCTCTGGGCCAGCAGGAGCCCAAGGCCGAGGGGCCATCCGAGGACTCTGGGGACGAGTCTCCGGAAGACAACAAGTTCTTTATGCCTGAGCCGCGGTTCAAGCGGCGGCCAAACCTCAAGGGAGCCGGG ATTGGCAGAGCCAAGTCTCCTGTGACTACGCCCAAGGCTCCTGACTTTCAGG GTGTGTCAAACACGAATGGAGAGCTGACCGAGGCACCTTGCATCGACAGGCCTCTCTCTCGGACTTCAGCCTGTATAGTCGTCAGCAACCCCCCAATTACTCCTACCAGTGCCGCAGAAGCCCTCAATAAA CTCCGTCTCCGTAACGACAGCATTGTGTCAACGGCCCCTGAGCCTCCAGGAAATGCTTCGCTTGTCAGGAGAACCAAAGAAGGAGAGTACGAATTTCAACCAAGAAG cCTCTCCAGTGTggacagtgacagtggtgacTACATGGAATTTG ATGAGGACACTGACAGGTTCTCCCACAGTCCTCCATCTATCcactcgtcctcctcttctcacCAGTCAGAGGGCATGGACTCGTACGACTTGGAGCAAGTGAACAACATATTCAGGAAGTTCTCGCTGGAAAG aCCATTCCGTCCCTCTGTTACCTCCTTCACCCGAGTCAGCAGCTCGCTGCGGCCCATCCAGGACATCGCCCTCCAGGGAGACAGCCTCCTGTCCGACGTCACCCTCATGGGGGGAAACGACAGCGGCATCTATGTGTCCTCAGTGCAGCCAGGCTCCAACGCAGATAGGGCCGGCCTCCGAGAGGGCCACCACCTTCTAATG TTGGAGGGCTATATCCGTGGAGAGAACCAGAGAGTGCCTCTGGACACTTGCACCAAAGAGGAAGCCCACTGGACCCTTCAGAAGTGCTCTGGACAAGTCCAGCTCCATTACAGACCCAACTTTGATG GTTACCGGCGGCTACAGAGGGACGTGGAGGATGGCAAGCTGCTGTCCGGCGACTCTTTCTACATCCGCGCCAACCTGAATGTGTCCGGCCCGTCAGACAACTGCTCGCTGACCGTGCGCTGCGACGAGGTTCTGCACGTGCTGGACACCATGCACCAGGGCaagtgtgagtggatgtgtgcgcgtgtcgACCCCATCTCTGACAAGGACCTGGACAAAGGCACCATCCCCAGCTACTCCAG GGCCCAGCAGCTGCTCCTGGTGAAGATCCAGAAGCTGATGTGCCGCGGGGGGCGAGACGAGGCCGATAGTCAGCGTGGGGGGCTGAGG aACTCATTAGTGCCCGAGGAGTCCACTCTGCCTGCAGACCCCAAATCCAGCCCTCGTCTGTCCAGAGCGAGTGTGTTCATCTGTCAGATTCTGCAG CTCGTCAGCAGGGCTGATAACAAGTACAAGCGCATGAACAGCAGTGATCGGGTGCGGATCGTCAGCACTGAGAGTTTGCCATCATTTCCCAAACCCTTCGCCGAGACGCTGAGGAAAGATG ATGCATCAGATGCGGAGAATGACCTAAAGAAGAGCTTGAACTTGATACCGTACAGTCTGGTGACCCCCTACCACTGCCAGCGCAAGCGGCCCGTTTTGTTCGCCCCGAATGCGCTGGCTAAAACCATTATCCAGAAGTTTCTCAATCTGGGTGGAGCCATGGACTTCCACATTTGTAAACCAG aTATTCTGTCTAAAGAGGAGTTCCTCATGAAACAGAAGATTGAAGATTCAATCATTTATTTCAAAGAGAAACAAGCCAATACATTTGAATGTGTCACTCCGGAAAATATTGAAACAGTTGCCTTTAAG AATAAACACTGTCTAGTGGAGGCCGATCTGGGCTGTGTGAAGCACCTCCTCCGCAGGGAGATCTACCCCATCATAATCTTCATCAAAATCAGCGAGAAGAACATCAAGAAATTAAG GCGTCTGCCGGTCAAGCTGGACTCTGAGGAGGAGCTGCTGCGCATGTGCCGCGCCAaggagaaggagctggagggCCTGCCCTGCCTCTACTCCACCGTGGAGCCCGAGGCCTGGAGCAGCGTGGAGGACCTGCTCAAGGTCATCAAGGACAAGATCCTGGACGAGCAGAAGAAGACCGTCTGGGTGGAGCAGGAGCTGCTGTAG
- the card11 gene encoding caspase recruitment domain-containing protein 11 isoform X5, which yields MENGGSDSLKDDDEALWENVENNRYILSRYINPNKLTPYLRQCKVIDEQDEDEVLHSLLLVSKVNRSGRLLDILRTKGERGYVVFLESLEFYYPDLYKMVTGKEPTRRFSTIVVEEGQEGLTQFLMNEVIKLQQQAKVKDVQRVDIMGKCRTLEDEQRKLRLANQELQTFQERYNKMKEERNNYNDELTKVKDENYKLAMRYAQLSEEKNMAVMRSRDLQLEIDQLKHKLNKVEEECTMERKQSLKLKNDIENRPRKEQILELERKNDMLEIKIQELQSIIQPGPLPDSDKAILDILEHDRQEALEDRQELVNRLYNLHEEVRQAEELRDKYLEEKESLELKSSTLVKDCEMYKNRMNTIMVQLEEVERERDQAFKSRDDAQKQFSQCLIDKDKYRKQIRELEEKSDELHIEIVRKEAKIVNLESKLRRLAKDNCLEQSAHQSLLRDIPSTIISQALGQQEPKAEGPSEDSGDESPEDNKFFMPEPRFKRRPNLKGAGIGRAKSPVTTPKAPDFQGVSNTNGELTEAPCIDRPLSRTSACIVVSNPPITPTSAAEALNKLRLRNDSIVSTAPEPPGNASLVRRTKEGEYEFQPRSLSSVDSDSGDYMEFDEDTDRFSHSPPSIHSSSSSHQSEGMDSYDLEQVNNIFRKFSLERPFRPSVTSFTRVSSSLRPIQDIALQGDSLLSDVTLMGGNDSGIYVSSVQPGSNADRAGLREGHHLLMLEGYIRGENQRVPLDTCTKEEAHWTLQKCSGQVQLHYRPNFDGYRRLQRDVEDGKLLSGDSFYIRANLNVSGPSDNCSLTVRCDEVLHVLDTMHQGKCEWMCARVDPISDKDLDKGTIPSYSRAQQLLLVKIQKLMCRGGRDEADSQRGGLRNSLVPEESTLPADPKSSPRLSRASVFICQILQLVSRADNKYKRMNSSDRVRIVSTESLPSFPKPFAETLRKDDASDAENDLKKSLNLIPYSLVTPYHCQRKRPVLFAPNALAKTIIQKFLNLGGAMDFHICKPDILSKEEFLMKQKIEDSIIYFKEKQANTFECVTPENIETVAFKNKHCLVEADLGCVKHLLRREIYPIIIFIKISEKNIKKLRSTCLSFRRLPVKLDSEEELLRMCRAKEKELEGLPCLYSTVEPEAWSSVEDLLKVIKDKILDEQKKTVWVEQELL from the exons ATGGAGAACGGCGGCTCGGACTCGCTCAAGGATGACGACGAGGCTCTGTGGGAGAACGTGGAGAACAACCGCTACATCCTGAGCCGCTACATCAACCCCAACAAGCTGACGCCGTACCTGCGCCAGTGCAAGGTCATCGACGAGCAGGACGAGGACGAGGTGCTGCACTCCCTGCTGCTGGTGTCCAAAGTCAACCGCTCAG GGCGGCTGTTGGATATCCTGCGGACGAAGGGTGAGCGGGGCTATGTGGTGTTTCTGGAGAGCTTGGAGTTCTACTACCCCGACCTCTACAAGATGGTCACCGGCAAGGAGCCCACACGCAGGTTCTCCACTATCGTTG tggAGGAGGGTCAGGAGGGGCTCACCCAGTTCCTCATGAATGAGGTGATcaagctgcagcagcaggccaAGGTCAAGGATGTGCAGCGGGTGGACATCATGGGCAAATGCCGGACGCTGGAGGACGAGCAGCGCAAGCTGCGTCTGGCCAACCAGGAGCTGCAGACCTTCCAGGAGCGCTACAACAAGATGAAGGAGGAGCGCAACAACTACAACGACGAGCTGACCAAGGTCAAGGACGAGAACTACAAGCTAGCCATGCGCTACGCCCAGCTGAGCGAGGAGAAGAACATGGCTGTCATGAGGAGCCGTGACCTTCAGCTAGAG ATTGATCAGCTGAAGCACAAGCTGAACAAGGTGGAGGAAGAGTGCACGATGGAGCGCAAGCAGTCCCTGAAACTGAAAAACGATATCGAGAACCGTCCCCGCAAAGAGCAGATTCTGGAGCTGGAACGCAAGAACGACATGCTGGAAATAAAAATTCAAGAGTTGCAGTCAATCATCCAG ccaGGACCTCTGCCTGATTCGGACAAGGCCATCCTGGACATCCTGGAGCATGACCGACAGGAGGCCCTGGAGGATCGCCAGGAGCTGGTCAATCGCCTCTACAACCTGCATGAGGAGGTGCGGCAGGCCGAGGAGCTGAGGGACAAG TACTTGGAGGAGAAGGAGTCATTGGAGCTGAAGTCGTCCACTCTGGTGAAGGACTGTGAGATGTACAAGAATCGCATGAATACCATCAtggtgcagctggaggaggtggagcggGAGAGGGACCAG GCTTTCAAGTCGAGGGACGATGCCCAGAAGCAGTTCTCCCAGTGCCTCATCGACAAGGACAAGTACCGCAAACAGATCCGGGAGCTGGAAGAGAAGAGCGACGAGCTGCACATCGAGATAGTCCGCAAAGAGGCCAAGATTGTCAATCTGGAGTCCAAGCTGAGGCGCCTCGCTAAAGATAATTGCCTGGAGCAG TCTGCCCACCAGAGTTTGCTTCGAGACATTCCGTCCACGATCATCTCGCAGGCTCTGGGCCAGCAGGAGCCCAAGGCCGAGGGGCCATCCGAGGACTCTGGGGACGAGTCTCCGGAAGACAACAAGTTCTTTATGCCTGAGCCGCGGTTCAAGCGGCGGCCAAACCTCAAGGGAGCCGGG ATTGGCAGAGCCAAGTCTCCTGTGACTACGCCCAAGGCTCCTGACTTTCAGG GTGTGTCAAACACGAATGGAGAGCTGACCGAGGCACCTTGCATCGACAGGCCTCTCTCTCGGACTTCAGCCTGTATAGTCGTCAGCAACCCCCCAATTACTCCTACCAGTGCCGCAGAAGCCCTCAATAAA CTCCGTCTCCGTAACGACAGCATTGTGTCAACGGCCCCTGAGCCTCCAGGAAATGCTTCGCTTGTCAGGAGAACCAAAGAAGGAGAGTACGAATTTCAACCAAGAAG cCTCTCCAGTGTggacagtgacagtggtgacTACATGGAATTTG ATGAGGACACTGACAGGTTCTCCCACAGTCCTCCATCTATCcactcgtcctcctcttctcacCAGTCAGAGGGCATGGACTCGTACGACTTGGAGCAAGTGAACAACATATTCAGGAAGTTCTCGCTGGAAAG aCCATTCCGTCCCTCTGTTACCTCCTTCACCCGAGTCAGCAGCTCGCTGCGGCCCATCCAGGACATCGCCCTCCAGGGAGACAGCCTCCTGTCCGACGTCACCCTCATGGGGGGAAACGACAGCGGCATCTATGTGTCCTCAGTGCAGCCAGGCTCCAACGCAGATAGGGCCGGCCTCCGAGAGGGCCACCACCTTCTAATG TTGGAGGGCTATATCCGTGGAGAGAACCAGAGAGTGCCTCTGGACACTTGCACCAAAGAGGAAGCCCACTGGACCCTTCAGAAGTGCTCTGGACAAGTCCAGCTCCATTACAGACCCAACTTTGATG GTTACCGGCGGCTACAGAGGGACGTGGAGGATGGCAAGCTGCTGTCCGGCGACTCTTTCTACATCCGCGCCAACCTGAATGTGTCCGGCCCGTCAGACAACTGCTCGCTGACCGTGCGCTGCGACGAGGTTCTGCACGTGCTGGACACCATGCACCAGGGCaagtgtgagtggatgtgtgcgcgtgtcgACCCCATCTCTGACAAGGACCTGGACAAAGGCACCATCCCCAGCTACTCCAG GGCCCAGCAGCTGCTCCTGGTGAAGATCCAGAAGCTGATGTGCCGCGGGGGGCGAGACGAGGCCGATAGTCAGCGTGGGGGGCTGAGG aACTCATTAGTGCCCGAGGAGTCCACTCTGCCTGCAGACCCCAAATCCAGCCCTCGTCTGTCCAGAGCGAGTGTGTTCATCTGTCAGATTCTGCAG CTCGTCAGCAGGGCTGATAACAAGTACAAGCGCATGAACAGCAGTGATCGGGTGCGGATCGTCAGCACTGAGAGTTTGCCATCATTTCCCAAACCCTTCGCCGAGACGCTGAGGAAAGATG ATGCATCAGATGCGGAGAATGACCTAAAGAAGAGCTTGAACTTGATACCGTACAGTCTGGTGACCCCCTACCACTGCCAGCGCAAGCGGCCCGTTTTGTTCGCCCCGAATGCGCTGGCTAAAACCATTATCCAGAAGTTTCTCAATCTGGGTGGAGCCATGGACTTCCACATTTGTAAACCAG aTATTCTGTCTAAAGAGGAGTTCCTCATGAAACAGAAGATTGAAGATTCAATCATTTATTTCAAAGAGAAACAAGCCAATACATTTGAATGTGTCACTCCGGAAAATATTGAAACAGTTGCCTTTAAG AATAAACACTGTCTAGTGGAGGCCGATCTGGGCTGTGTGAAGCACCTCCTCCGCAGGGAGATCTACCCCATCATAATCTTCATCAAAATCAGCGAGAAGAACATCAAGAAATTAAG GTCCACCTGTTTGTCCTTCAGGCGTCTGCCGGTCAAGCTGGACTCTGAGGAGGAGCTGCTGCGCATGTGCCGCGCCAaggagaaggagctggagggCCTGCCCTGCCTCTACTCCACCGTGGAGCCCGAGGCCTGGAGCAGCGTGGAGGACCTGCTCAAGGTCATCAAGGACAAGATCCTGGACGAGCAGAAGAAGACCGTCTGGGTGGAGCAGGAGCTGCTGTAG
- the card11 gene encoding caspase recruitment domain-containing protein 11 isoform X3, with protein sequence MENGGSDSLKDDDEALWENVENNRYILSRYINPNKLTPYLRQCKVIDEQDEDEVLHSLLLVSKVNRSGRLLDILRTKGERGYVVFLESLEFYYPDLYKMVTGKEPTRRFSTIVDSLVPLSAVEEGQEGLTQFLMNEVIKLQQQAKVKDVQRVDIMGKCRTLEDEQRKLRLANQELQTFQERYNKMKEERNNYNDELTKVKDENYKLAMRYAQLSEEKNMAVMRSRDLQLEIDQLKHKLNKVEEECTMERKQSLKLKNDIENRPRKEQILELERKNDMLEIKIQELQSIIQPGPLPDSDKAILDILEHDRQEALEDRQELVNRLYNLHEEVRQAEELRDKYLEEKESLELKSSTLVKDCEMYKNRMNTIMVQLEEVERERDQAFKSRDDAQKQFSQCLIDKDKYRKQIRELEEKSDELHIEIVRKEAKIVNLESKLRRLAKDNCLEQSLLRDIPSTIISQALGQQEPKAEGPSEDSGDESPEDNKFFMPEPRFKRRPNLKGAGIGRAKSPVTTPKAPDFQGVSNTNGELTEAPCIDRPLSRTSACIVVSNPPITPTSAAEALNKLRLRNDSIVSTAPEPPGNASLVRRTKEGEYEFQPRSLSSVDSDSGDYMEFDEDTDRFSHSPPSIHSSSSSHQSEGMDSYDLEQVNNIFRKFSLERPFRPSVTSFTRVSSSLRPIQDIALQGDSLLSDVTLMGGNDSGIYVSSVQPGSNADRAGLREGHHLLMLEGYIRGENQRVPLDTCTKEEAHWTLQKCSGQVQLHYRPNFDGYRRLQRDVEDGKLLSGDSFYIRANLNVSGPSDNCSLTVRCDEVLHVLDTMHQGKCEWMCARVDPISDKDLDKGTIPSYSRAQQLLLVKIQKLMCRGGRDEADSQRGGLRNSLVPEESTLPADPKSSPRLSRASVFICQILQLVSRADNKYKRMNSSDRVRIVSTESLPSFPKPFAETLRKDDASDAENDLKKSLNLIPYSLVTPYHCQRKRPVLFAPNALAKTIIQKFLNLGGAMDFHICKPDILSKEEFLMKQKIEDSIIYFKEKQANTFECVTPENIETVAFKNKHCLVEADLGCVKHLLRREIYPIIIFIKISEKNIKKLRSTCLSFRRLPVKLDSEEELLRMCRAKEKELEGLPCLYSTVEPEAWSSVEDLLKVIKDKILDEQKKTVWVEQELL encoded by the exons ATGGAGAACGGCGGCTCGGACTCGCTCAAGGATGACGACGAGGCTCTGTGGGAGAACGTGGAGAACAACCGCTACATCCTGAGCCGCTACATCAACCCCAACAAGCTGACGCCGTACCTGCGCCAGTGCAAGGTCATCGACGAGCAGGACGAGGACGAGGTGCTGCACTCCCTGCTGCTGGTGTCCAAAGTCAACCGCTCAG GGCGGCTGTTGGATATCCTGCGGACGAAGGGTGAGCGGGGCTATGTGGTGTTTCTGGAGAGCTTGGAGTTCTACTACCCCGACCTCTACAAGATGGTCACCGGCAAGGAGCCCACACGCAGGTTCTCCACTATCGTTG actctcttgtccctctctctgcagtggAGGAGGGTCAGGAGGGGCTCACCCAGTTCCTCATGAATGAGGTGATcaagctgcagcagcaggccaAGGTCAAGGATGTGCAGCGGGTGGACATCATGGGCAAATGCCGGACGCTGGAGGACGAGCAGCGCAAGCTGCGTCTGGCCAACCAGGAGCTGCAGACCTTCCAGGAGCGCTACAACAAGATGAAGGAGGAGCGCAACAACTACAACGACGAGCTGACCAAGGTCAAGGACGAGAACTACAAGCTAGCCATGCGCTACGCCCAGCTGAGCGAGGAGAAGAACATGGCTGTCATGAGGAGCCGTGACCTTCAGCTAGAG ATTGATCAGCTGAAGCACAAGCTGAACAAGGTGGAGGAAGAGTGCACGATGGAGCGCAAGCAGTCCCTGAAACTGAAAAACGATATCGAGAACCGTCCCCGCAAAGAGCAGATTCTGGAGCTGGAACGCAAGAACGACATGCTGGAAATAAAAATTCAAGAGTTGCAGTCAATCATCCAG ccaGGACCTCTGCCTGATTCGGACAAGGCCATCCTGGACATCCTGGAGCATGACCGACAGGAGGCCCTGGAGGATCGCCAGGAGCTGGTCAATCGCCTCTACAACCTGCATGAGGAGGTGCGGCAGGCCGAGGAGCTGAGGGACAAG TACTTGGAGGAGAAGGAGTCATTGGAGCTGAAGTCGTCCACTCTGGTGAAGGACTGTGAGATGTACAAGAATCGCATGAATACCATCAtggtgcagctggaggaggtggagcggGAGAGGGACCAG GCTTTCAAGTCGAGGGACGATGCCCAGAAGCAGTTCTCCCAGTGCCTCATCGACAAGGACAAGTACCGCAAACAGATCCGGGAGCTGGAAGAGAAGAGCGACGAGCTGCACATCGAGATAGTCCGCAAAGAGGCCAAGATTGTCAATCTGGAGTCCAAGCTGAGGCGCCTCGCTAAAGATAATTGCCTGGAGCAG AGTTTGCTTCGAGACATTCCGTCCACGATCATCTCGCAGGCTCTGGGCCAGCAGGAGCCCAAGGCCGAGGGGCCATCCGAGGACTCTGGGGACGAGTCTCCGGAAGACAACAAGTTCTTTATGCCTGAGCCGCGGTTCAAGCGGCGGCCAAACCTCAAGGGAGCCGGG ATTGGCAGAGCCAAGTCTCCTGTGACTACGCCCAAGGCTCCTGACTTTCAGG GTGTGTCAAACACGAATGGAGAGCTGACCGAGGCACCTTGCATCGACAGGCCTCTCTCTCGGACTTCAGCCTGTATAGTCGTCAGCAACCCCCCAATTACTCCTACCAGTGCCGCAGAAGCCCTCAATAAA CTCCGTCTCCGTAACGACAGCATTGTGTCAACGGCCCCTGAGCCTCCAGGAAATGCTTCGCTTGTCAGGAGAACCAAAGAAGGAGAGTACGAATTTCAACCAAGAAG cCTCTCCAGTGTggacagtgacagtggtgacTACATGGAATTTG ATGAGGACACTGACAGGTTCTCCCACAGTCCTCCATCTATCcactcgtcctcctcttctcacCAGTCAGAGGGCATGGACTCGTACGACTTGGAGCAAGTGAACAACATATTCAGGAAGTTCTCGCTGGAAAG aCCATTCCGTCCCTCTGTTACCTCCTTCACCCGAGTCAGCAGCTCGCTGCGGCCCATCCAGGACATCGCCCTCCAGGGAGACAGCCTCCTGTCCGACGTCACCCTCATGGGGGGAAACGACAGCGGCATCTATGTGTCCTCAGTGCAGCCAGGCTCCAACGCAGATAGGGCCGGCCTCCGAGAGGGCCACCACCTTCTAATG TTGGAGGGCTATATCCGTGGAGAGAACCAGAGAGTGCCTCTGGACACTTGCACCAAAGAGGAAGCCCACTGGACCCTTCAGAAGTGCTCTGGACAAGTCCAGCTCCATTACAGACCCAACTTTGATG GTTACCGGCGGCTACAGAGGGACGTGGAGGATGGCAAGCTGCTGTCCGGCGACTCTTTCTACATCCGCGCCAACCTGAATGTGTCCGGCCCGTCAGACAACTGCTCGCTGACCGTGCGCTGCGACGAGGTTCTGCACGTGCTGGACACCATGCACCAGGGCaagtgtgagtggatgtgtgcgcgtgtcgACCCCATCTCTGACAAGGACCTGGACAAAGGCACCATCCCCAGCTACTCCAG GGCCCAGCAGCTGCTCCTGGTGAAGATCCAGAAGCTGATGTGCCGCGGGGGGCGAGACGAGGCCGATAGTCAGCGTGGGGGGCTGAGG aACTCATTAGTGCCCGAGGAGTCCACTCTGCCTGCAGACCCCAAATCCAGCCCTCGTCTGTCCAGAGCGAGTGTGTTCATCTGTCAGATTCTGCAG CTCGTCAGCAGGGCTGATAACAAGTACAAGCGCATGAACAGCAGTGATCGGGTGCGGATCGTCAGCACTGAGAGTTTGCCATCATTTCCCAAACCCTTCGCCGAGACGCTGAGGAAAGATG ATGCATCAGATGCGGAGAATGACCTAAAGAAGAGCTTGAACTTGATACCGTACAGTCTGGTGACCCCCTACCACTGCCAGCGCAAGCGGCCCGTTTTGTTCGCCCCGAATGCGCTGGCTAAAACCATTATCCAGAAGTTTCTCAATCTGGGTGGAGCCATGGACTTCCACATTTGTAAACCAG aTATTCTGTCTAAAGAGGAGTTCCTCATGAAACAGAAGATTGAAGATTCAATCATTTATTTCAAAGAGAAACAAGCCAATACATTTGAATGTGTCACTCCGGAAAATATTGAAACAGTTGCCTTTAAG AATAAACACTGTCTAGTGGAGGCCGATCTGGGCTGTGTGAAGCACCTCCTCCGCAGGGAGATCTACCCCATCATAATCTTCATCAAAATCAGCGAGAAGAACATCAAGAAATTAAG GTCCACCTGTTTGTCCTTCAGGCGTCTGCCGGTCAAGCTGGACTCTGAGGAGGAGCTGCTGCGCATGTGCCGCGCCAaggagaaggagctggagggCCTGCCCTGCCTCTACTCCACCGTGGAGCCCGAGGCCTGGAGCAGCGTGGAGGACCTGCTCAAGGTCATCAAGGACAAGATCCTGGACGAGCAGAAGAAGACCGTCTGGGTGGAGCAGGAGCTGCTGTAG